Proteins from one Prinia subflava isolate CZ2003 ecotype Zambia chromosome 4, Cam_Psub_1.2, whole genome shotgun sequence genomic window:
- the WEE2 gene encoding wee1-like protein kinase 2 isoform X1 produces the protein MPCEPAGFTPATNAIHHRQLRAVCATPRRQKDALKMLLTGQASISSTCSVSCGNMDDWDNSNEFIQRLDFSSCGEESEDRSVNEEDSLSLSPPRSSEFQKWQESSPLPATPQRKLSEIFLSKTKAWMSPTLKSSPSVSKSWSKPETPLHITWKKLQLCDTPHTPKSLLSKTAFPSSATKVPSKGLRHLRLTPRADSDDSSQASLVNINPFTPESYRQMLFHPNGKRKARGELNDPHPGTQIKQEMPTKRYTLKASNMVSRYKKEFLELEKIGVGEFGSVYKCIKRLDGCVYAIKRSKRPLAGSSDEQLALREVYAHAVLGHHPHVVRYYSAWAEDNHMIIQNEHCNGGSLQDVLLENAKLGQYFPEGELKEILLQVSMGLKYIHNSGLVHLDIKPSNIFICHKLAVSGPAGQEESDSEDEFSSGVVYKIGDLGHVTSITNPQVEEGDRRFLANEILQEQYCYLPKADIFALALTVALAAGAAPLPHNGALWHHIRKGNVPAMPQKLSHRLLELLKLMIHPDPVQRPSATALTKHPVLRPSCGKAVQLQEQLNVEKCKTAMLERELKAARLAQTLMKDQALGSAKLQESETSSKQKSKRLVGGKSCRSFSFTLGY, from the exons ATGCCCTGCGAGCCTGCCGGATTTACGCCTGCCACAAACGCCATCCATCACCGACAGCTGCGGGCAGTCTGCGCCACTCCACGGAGACAGAAGGATGCTCTCAAGATGCTGCTAACAG GACAGGCCAGTATCAGCTCTACCTGTTCTGTTTCATGTGGTAACATGGATGACTGGGACAACAGCAATGAATTCATTCAGCGACTGGACTTCTCCAGTTGTGGTGAGGAGAGTGAAGACAGAAGTGTGAATGAGGAGGACTCCCTGAGCTTGAGCCCCCCTAGAAGCTCAGAGTTCCAGAAATGGCAAGAGAGCAGTCCTCTGCCAGCAACCCCTCAGAGAAAGCTTAGTGAGATTTTCCTGAGCAAGACAAAAGCCTGGATGAGTCCCACCCTGAAGTCTTCCCCATCTGTGAGCAAGAGCTGGAGTAAACCTGAGACACCACTGCACATCACCTGgaaaaagctgcagctctgtgacaCCCCCCACACTCCTAAG AGCCTGTTATCCAAGACAGCTTTCCCTTCATCTGCAACAAAGGTCCCATCCAAAGGCTTGCGACATCTGAGACTCACTCCTCGTGCTGACTCTGATGACTCTTCCCAAGCTTCTCTTGTCAACATTAATCCCTTTACACCAGAGTCCTATCGACAGATGCTCTTTCACCCTAATGGCAAACGGAAGGCCCGAGGAGAGCT GAATGATCCTCATCCAGGAACCCAAATTAAACAGGAGATGCCTACAAAG AGATACACTCTGAAAGCCAGCAATATGGTTTCCCGCTACAAGAAGGAGTTCCTGGAACTAGAGAAAATTGGTGTGGGGGAATTTGGCTCTGTCTACAAGTGCATCAAACGCCTTGATGGATGTGTTTATGCCATCAAACGCTCCAAAAGGCCTCTGGCAGGATCCTCAGATGA GCAGCTGGCACTGCGCGAGGTTTATGCCCACGCTGTCCTGGGGCACCACCCCCACGTCGTGCGCTACTACTCGGCCTGGGCAGAGGACAATCACATGATTATCCAGAATGAACACTGCAACG GTGGGAGCCTCCAAGATGTGCTGCTAGAAAATGCAAAGCTTGGGCAGTATTTCCCAGAAGGAGAGCTGAAGGAAATATTGCTGCAAGTCTCCATGGGACTAAAATACATCCACAACTCTGGCCTTGTGCACCTGGATATCAAACCTA GTAATATCTTCATCTGTCACAAGCTGGCAGTTTcaggccctgctgggcaggaggagagtgACAGTGAAGATGAATTCTCTTCTGGTGTGGTGTATAAGATTG GTGACCTTGGACATGTGACATCAATAACAAACCCTCAGGTGGAGGAAGGAGACAGACGGTTTTTGGCCAATGAGATTTTGCAAGAG CAATACTGCTACCTGCCCAAGGCAGACATCTTTGCCCTGGCGCTCACGGTGGCTCTGGcagccggggcagccccgctgCCTCACAATGGGGCCCTGTGGCACCACATCCGCAAAGGCAATGTCCCAGCCATGCCCCAGAAGCTCTCCCACCGCCTTCTTGAGCTCCTTAAG CTCATGATCCACCCTGATCCAGTGCAAAGACCTTCTGCCACAGCCCTCACCAAACACCCTGTCCTCCGTCCTTCATGTGGAAaagctgtgcagctccaggagcagctaAATGTGGAGAAATGCAAGACTGCCATGCTGGAAAG GGAACTTAAAGCAGCTCGCCTTGCCCAGACCCTCATGAAGGACCAAGCCTTAGGAAGTGCCAAGTTACAAGAGTCTGAAACCTCTTCTAAGCAGAAGAGCAAGCGTCTGGTGGGAGGGAAGAGCTGTCGCTCCTTTAGCTTTACTCTGGGTTACTGA
- the WEE2 gene encoding wee1-like protein kinase 2 isoform X2 translates to MDDWDNSNEFIQRLDFSSCGEESEDRSVNEEDSLSLSPPRSSEFQKWQESSPLPATPQRKLSEIFLSKTKAWMSPTLKSSPSVSKSWSKPETPLHITWKKLQLCDTPHTPKSLLSKTAFPSSATKVPSKGLRHLRLTPRADSDDSSQASLVNINPFTPESYRQMLFHPNGKRKARGELNDPHPGTQIKQEMPTKRYTLKASNMVSRYKKEFLELEKIGVGEFGSVYKCIKRLDGCVYAIKRSKRPLAGSSDEQLALREVYAHAVLGHHPHVVRYYSAWAEDNHMIIQNEHCNGGSLQDVLLENAKLGQYFPEGELKEILLQVSMGLKYIHNSGLVHLDIKPSNIFICHKLAVSGPAGQEESDSEDEFSSGVVYKIGDLGHVTSITNPQVEEGDRRFLANEILQEQYCYLPKADIFALALTVALAAGAAPLPHNGALWHHIRKGNVPAMPQKLSHRLLELLKLMIHPDPVQRPSATALTKHPVLRPSCGKAVQLQEQLNVEKCKTAMLERLGGSMWRRPAWQVLRQFVRHDSDTVTSLVLERSMNRVQLLGRVGQDPIMRQVEGKNPVTIFSLATNEMWRTGDSEASQGGGDISQKTTWHRISVFRPGLRDVTYQYVRKGSRIFVEGKIDYGEYTDKNNVRRQATTIIADNVIFLSDSSTRDKE, encoded by the exons ATGGATGACTGGGACAACAGCAATGAATTCATTCAGCGACTGGACTTCTCCAGTTGTGGTGAGGAGAGTGAAGACAGAAGTGTGAATGAGGAGGACTCCCTGAGCTTGAGCCCCCCTAGAAGCTCAGAGTTCCAGAAATGGCAAGAGAGCAGTCCTCTGCCAGCAACCCCTCAGAGAAAGCTTAGTGAGATTTTCCTGAGCAAGACAAAAGCCTGGATGAGTCCCACCCTGAAGTCTTCCCCATCTGTGAGCAAGAGCTGGAGTAAACCTGAGACACCACTGCACATCACCTGgaaaaagctgcagctctgtgacaCCCCCCACACTCCTAAG AGCCTGTTATCCAAGACAGCTTTCCCTTCATCTGCAACAAAGGTCCCATCCAAAGGCTTGCGACATCTGAGACTCACTCCTCGTGCTGACTCTGATGACTCTTCCCAAGCTTCTCTTGTCAACATTAATCCCTTTACACCAGAGTCCTATCGACAGATGCTCTTTCACCCTAATGGCAAACGGAAGGCCCGAGGAGAGCT GAATGATCCTCATCCAGGAACCCAAATTAAACAGGAGATGCCTACAAAG AGATACACTCTGAAAGCCAGCAATATGGTTTCCCGCTACAAGAAGGAGTTCCTGGAACTAGAGAAAATTGGTGTGGGGGAATTTGGCTCTGTCTACAAGTGCATCAAACGCCTTGATGGATGTGTTTATGCCATCAAACGCTCCAAAAGGCCTCTGGCAGGATCCTCAGATGA GCAGCTGGCACTGCGCGAGGTTTATGCCCACGCTGTCCTGGGGCACCACCCCCACGTCGTGCGCTACTACTCGGCCTGGGCAGAGGACAATCACATGATTATCCAGAATGAACACTGCAACG GTGGGAGCCTCCAAGATGTGCTGCTAGAAAATGCAAAGCTTGGGCAGTATTTCCCAGAAGGAGAGCTGAAGGAAATATTGCTGCAAGTCTCCATGGGACTAAAATACATCCACAACTCTGGCCTTGTGCACCTGGATATCAAACCTA GTAATATCTTCATCTGTCACAAGCTGGCAGTTTcaggccctgctgggcaggaggagagtgACAGTGAAGATGAATTCTCTTCTGGTGTGGTGTATAAGATTG GTGACCTTGGACATGTGACATCAATAACAAACCCTCAGGTGGAGGAAGGAGACAGACGGTTTTTGGCCAATGAGATTTTGCAAGAG CAATACTGCTACCTGCCCAAGGCAGACATCTTTGCCCTGGCGCTCACGGTGGCTCTGGcagccggggcagccccgctgCCTCACAATGGGGCCCTGTGGCACCACATCCGCAAAGGCAATGTCCCAGCCATGCCCCAGAAGCTCTCCCACCGCCTTCTTGAGCTCCTTAAG CTCATGATCCACCCTGATCCAGTGCAAAGACCTTCTGCCACAGCCCTCACCAAACACCCTGTCCTCCGTCCTTCATGTGGAAaagctgtgcagctccaggagcagctaAATGTGGAGAAATGCAAGACTGCCATGCTGGAAAG GCTCGGCGGCAGCATGTGGCGGCGACCGGCGTGGCAG GTGCTACGCCAGTTTGTAAGACATGACTCTGATACGGTTACCTCATTGGTACTTGAAAGAT CCATGAATCGTGTTCAGCTGCTGGGTCGGGTTGGACAGGACCCTATCATGAGGcaagtggaaggaaaaaatcctgttaCCATATTTTCCCTTGCAACCAATGAGATGTGGCGGACAGGAGATAGTGAAGCGAGCCAGGGAG GTGGTGATATCAGTCAGAAGACAACGTGGCACAGGATCTCTGTCTTCAGGCCGGGCCTCAGGGATGTCACCTATCAGTATGTGAGGAAGGG ctctcGAATATTTGTTGAAGGGAAGATAGATTATGGTGAATATACAGATAAGAACAATGTGAGGCGACAGGCCACAACAATTATAGCAG ataATGTGATTTTCCTGAGCGATAGCTCAACAAGAGACAAAGAGTGA